In Paenibacillus guangzhouensis, a single window of DNA contains:
- a CDS encoding NAD-dependent epimerase/dehydratase family protein produces the protein MMKILITGANGFIGKHVCSLFARRNVEVHAVSRGKHISVDTSILWHEIDLLHDKQVASLIQSIKPTHLMHLAWESTPGVYWRSSDNYQWVTASMNLVEHFYRNGGRRMIAAGTCAEYDWREGILSEQQTALTYSSPYAACKNRFQELLHSFSTQTGLSTAWGRVFFLYGPNESPSRLVPSVIRSLLRDEDALCTEGTQRRDYLYIEDAADALITVMDSELQGPVNIASGQAIQLNELIKKIAVKLNKLERVKLGAIQHAMHEQPLVQGDVQRLKELHWSPKYDLDKGIDFTLTWWKKTMEEGHG, from the coding sequence ATGATGAAAATTCTGATTACAGGCGCTAACGGGTTTATTGGGAAGCATGTGTGTTCGTTATTCGCGAGAAGAAATGTGGAAGTTCACGCTGTGTCGAGAGGGAAACATATTTCAGTAGATACGAGTATCCTATGGCACGAGATCGATCTATTACATGATAAGCAAGTGGCTTCATTGATTCAATCGATCAAGCCGACGCATTTGATGCACCTTGCTTGGGAGTCCACGCCGGGTGTTTATTGGCGTTCGTCGGATAATTATCAATGGGTAACGGCATCGATGAACTTAGTCGAGCATTTCTATCGTAACGGCGGGCGAAGGATGATCGCTGCAGGAACCTGTGCAGAATATGACTGGCGTGAAGGGATACTATCGGAGCAGCAGACCGCTTTAACCTATAGTTCTCCATATGCCGCTTGCAAAAACAGATTTCAAGAGCTCTTGCATTCATTTTCGACTCAGACTGGATTAAGTACCGCTTGGGGTAGGGTGTTTTTTCTCTATGGTCCCAATGAGTCACCTTCGAGATTGGTTCCTTCCGTTATTCGTTCACTTCTTCGGGATGAGGATGCCCTCTGTACGGAAGGCACACAAAGGCGCGATTATTTATATATCGAGGATGCGGCGGATGCCTTGATTACTGTAATGGATAGCGAGCTGCAAGGGCCAGTCAATATTGCTTCGGGGCAAGCCATTCAGCTGAATGAATTGATCAAGAAGATTGCCGTGAAATTGAATAAGCTTGAACGAGTAAAATTAGGAGCAATCCAACATGCAATGCATGAACAACCCCTGGTCCAAGGTGATGTTCAAAGACTAAAAGAGTTGCATTGGTCTCCGAAGTATGATTTGGACAAAGGCATCGATTTCACCCTAACATGGTGGAAAAAAACGATGGAGGAGGGGCATGGATGA